In Corynebacterium afermentans subsp. afermentans, a genomic segment contains:
- a CDS encoding ribonuclease HII, whose amino-acid sequence MRRLKQLRTYEVALDKAGFGPVAGVDEAGRGACFGPITIAACVLPTAPQPALEELTDSKKLTARKRDALFDAVKNAAVAYSVVHISAAEIDRRGIQHANIDGARRAIAGLSVTPGYVLIDAFRIPGLPSPQLPVVGGDYTARCIAAASVLAKVSRDRLVCEMAQAFPQYGLEGHKGYSTKVHMDAVRRHGASPEHRYSYANVRDADDFYWQSSKKGQA is encoded by the coding sequence GTGCGGCGCTTAAAGCAGCTGCGCACCTACGAGGTCGCTTTAGACAAGGCGGGCTTCGGCCCGGTGGCGGGGGTGGACGAAGCCGGCCGCGGAGCATGTTTCGGCCCCATCACCATCGCTGCGTGCGTGCTGCCGACAGCACCGCAGCCGGCGTTGGAGGAGCTGACGGATTCCAAGAAACTCACCGCCCGCAAGCGCGACGCGCTCTTCGACGCGGTGAAAAACGCCGCGGTGGCGTACTCGGTGGTGCATATCTCCGCGGCCGAGATCGACCGCCGCGGGATCCAGCACGCCAACATTGACGGCGCGCGCCGCGCCATCGCGGGGCTTTCGGTTACACCGGGCTACGTGCTTATCGACGCCTTCCGTATCCCCGGACTTCCTTCACCCCAACTGCCGGTGGTGGGAGGCGACTACACGGCCCGCTGCATCGCCGCGGCCAGCGTGCTGGCGAAGGTGAGCCGGGACCGGCTGGTGTGCGAGATGGCCCAAGCGTTTCCCCAGTACGGTTTGGAGGGCCACAAGGGGTATTCGACAAAGGTGCACATGGACGCGGTGCGCCGCCACGGTGCGAGCCCTGAGCACCGTTATAGTTATGCGAACGTCAGGGACGCTGACGACTTCTATTGGCAGTCCAGCAAGAAGGGGCAGGCATGA